From Deinococcus radiotolerans, a single genomic window includes:
- a CDS encoding PIG-L family deacetylase, protein MNRSDHRKTSRAAAHRSGRLASTLLVTAALGAALTHAGAQVTPGAGSYGASVSGADLMDVDLMFIGAHPDDDGGVSGTFARYVLDGGLKATVITLTGGEGGGNATGPETGRALGLIRQEEERRSLSMLGIDSPHFLGLQDFYFTLSAEETAQKWGGDRFLCDVVRLVRLRRPEVLVTMWPGPGTHGQHQMAARAATLAFNAAGDEAACPDLAAEGLRPFTPLKLYYYPPSADAATIAVPTDDVSRSARLRYADLKSVAQFNYRSQGWDTTNTLPARAATPETFMLVASRVPTPVKETSLVDGVFSAQTGSPATVRLSAAPASYEIGLAQPSAVTVTFTNAGKTDLTDLTLQVSGPDGWTVQGAPAAQTVRPGATVTATFQVTAPAGAPAESTLLTVGYAARQDGQPVAGQTVTHVRPVPAVAAQFAPTFDIAAYQAFARDTGTEWVTGRLPTRLPLVVGQPTPVRVTVTNRTAQPASGALALTLPAGVTAGPLPTYTLKPGEQQDLTVTLTASPAALPAGKQSALVPLSVNAGSFSDLASAYLLPSLTVQRVSVPPVIDGDLSDLAQAAGSAIGPADLWWRAAPDSPADASAQFKLAYDDTYLYAGVSVKDELVACNIAPDDVKAQLRSDAIGITVDPSGASRDTSTTLMAAAFPCTTAGFGARGFRDADARQGPMETTAPGMQVASRRTDGGYDLEFRIPWAAMPTQPKPGDTLGLNVVLYDGDTANARPGANISQSGLAWASFSWGGKQALPYLWPRVTLGR, encoded by the coding sequence ATGAACCGATCAGACCACCGCAAGACCAGCAGGGCCGCCGCCCACCGCTCAGGGCGCCTCGCGTCGACGCTGCTCGTCACGGCCGCGCTGGGCGCCGCCCTCACCCACGCGGGCGCGCAGGTCACGCCGGGGGCGGGCAGTTACGGCGCGAGTGTCAGTGGCGCCGACCTGATGGACGTCGACCTGATGTTCATCGGCGCGCACCCGGACGACGACGGGGGCGTCTCCGGCACCTTCGCGCGGTACGTGCTCGACGGGGGGCTCAAAGCCACCGTGATCACCCTCACGGGCGGGGAGGGGGGCGGCAACGCCACGGGTCCCGAGACCGGCCGGGCGCTCGGCCTGATCCGGCAGGAGGAGGAGCGCCGCTCCCTGAGCATGCTGGGCATCGACAGCCCGCACTTCCTGGGCCTGCAGGACTTCTACTTCACGCTGTCCGCGGAGGAAACCGCGCAGAAATGGGGCGGCGACCGGTTCTTGTGTGACGTGGTGCGGCTCGTGCGGCTGCGCCGGCCCGAGGTGCTGGTCACGATGTGGCCCGGACCGGGCACGCACGGCCAGCATCAGATGGCCGCCCGCGCGGCCACGCTCGCATTCAATGCCGCCGGTGACGAGGCCGCCTGCCCGGACCTGGCCGCCGAGGGCCTGCGGCCCTTCACGCCCCTGAAGCTCTACTACTACCCCCCGAGTGCGGACGCCGCGACCATCGCGGTGCCCACCGATGACGTGTCCCGCAGCGCCCGCCTGCGGTACGCCGATCTGAAGAGCGTCGCGCAGTTCAACTACCGCAGTCAGGGCTGGGACACCACGAACACCCTGCCGGCCCGCGCGGCGACGCCGGAGACGTTCATGCTCGTCGCGAGCCGCGTGCCGACCCCCGTGAAGGAAACGTCCCTGGTGGACGGCGTGTTCAGCGCGCAGACCGGCAGTCCCGCCACCGTCCGCCTGAGCGCGGCGCCCGCCAGTTACGAGATCGGCCTCGCGCAGCCGTCGGCCGTGACGGTGACGTTCACGAACGCCGGGAAGACCGACCTCACGGACCTGACCCTGCAGGTGAGCGGCCCGGACGGCTGGACCGTGCAGGGCGCGCCCGCCGCGCAGACCGTCCGCCCCGGGGCGACCGTCACGGCCACGTTCCAGGTCACGGCGCCCGCCGGCGCGCCGGCGGAGTCGACCCTGCTCACGGTGGGGTACGCCGCCCGGCAGGACGGCCAGCCGGTCGCGGGGCAGACCGTGACGCACGTCCGGCCCGTGCCGGCCGTGGCCGCGCAGTTCGCCCCCACCTTCGACATCGCGGCGTATCAGGCCTTCGCGCGGGACACCGGCACCGAGTGGGTGACCGGCCGCCTCCCCACCCGCCTCCCCCTCGTGGTGGGGCAGCCGACGCCGGTGCGCGTCACCGTCACCAACCGCACCGCCCAGCCGGCCAGCGGCGCGCTGGCCCTGACCCTCCCGGCGGGCGTGACGGCCGGCCCTCTGCCCACGTACACCCTGAAACCCGGCGAGCAGCAGGACCTGACCGTGACCCTGACCGCCAGCCCGGCGGCGCTGCCCGCCGGGAAGCAGAGCGCCCTGGTGCCCCTGAGCGTCAACGCCGGGTCGTTCAGTGACCTGGCCAGCGCGTACCTGCTGCCCAGCCTGACCGTCCAGCGGGTGAGCGTCCCCCCGGTCATCGACGGGGACCTGAGTGACCTGGCGCAGGCCGCCGGCAGCGCCATCGGCCCGGCCGACCTGTGGTGGCGCGCCGCGCCGGACAGTCCCGCCGACGCCAGCGCGCAGTTCAAACTCGCCTACGACGACACGTACCTGTACGCCGGCGTGAGCGTCAAGGACGAGCTGGTGGCCTGCAACATCGCGCCGGACGACGTCAAGGCGCAGCTGCGTTCAGACGCGATCGGCATCACCGTGGATCCCAGCGGCGCGAGCCGCGACACGTCCACCACGCTGATGGCCGCGGCGTTCCCCTGCACCACCGCCGGCTTCGGCGCGCGCGGCTTCCGGGACGCCGACGCCCGGCAGGGCCCGATGGAAACCACGGCGCCCGGCATGCAGGTCGCGTCGCGCCGCACGGACGGCGGCTACGACCTCGAATTCCGGATTCCCTGGGCGGCCATGCCGACCCAGCCGAAACCCGGCGACACCCTGGGCCTGAACGTCGTGCTGTACGACGGCGACACCGCCAACGCCCGGCCGGGCGCCAACATCAGCCAGAGCGGCCTCGCCTGGGCGTCGTTCAGCTGGGGCGGCAAGCAGGCCCTGCCGTACCTCTGGCCCCGCGTCACCCTCGGCCGCTGA
- a CDS encoding argininosuccinate lyase, producing MWHDVYLKAVLQPDYQYATEHLLPHLFDALTAHALMLGRCGVQHADAAARHLQALREEPFPPYDPRIEDVFFTLDQALVRRDPAAAGALRTALSRNDLDMTIYRLSARLRLMRALHRVLTLRRTLLAFAQRELDTVIVAYTHHQPAQPTTLAHYLSAVESNLARDTQRMLGALSRLNLSPMGAVALGGTSFPIDRARTAELLAFDGPLENTYDAVSASDWQVELASTVMVASTTLSRVLHDLLFWASRGLIALEDGLVQGSSVMPQKRNPVALEHARTKFSKAIGMAQSVTLSTHNVPFGDINDPGPDMQPSLHGMWQEFREGTELLTASLAAPFVNREGWLHEARQGESVVTELADAITRFTGDGFRDAHARIKRLLAALHAEDRPLSSVTPLDLAGVGVTLPEADLRAALDPAGFIARRVTLGGPAPQVVAAQLRGASDRLNTDTDRHAALTRRFMDAHTHLRASPGALTGGPA from the coding sequence ATGTGGCATGACGTGTACCTCAAGGCGGTGTTGCAGCCGGATTACCAGTACGCCACTGAGCACCTGCTGCCGCACCTGTTCGACGCGTTGACCGCGCACGCGCTGATGCTCGGCCGCTGCGGCGTCCAGCACGCCGACGCGGCCGCCCGGCACCTGCAGGCGCTGCGGGAGGAGCCCTTTCCCCCGTACGACCCGCGGATCGAGGACGTGTTCTTCACGCTCGATCAGGCGCTCGTGCGGCGGGATCCGGCGGCCGCGGGCGCGCTGCGCACGGCGCTGTCACGCAACGATCTCGACATGACGATCTACCGGCTGAGTGCCCGGCTGCGGCTGATGCGCGCCCTTCACCGGGTGCTGACCCTGCGCCGCACACTGCTGGCGTTCGCGCAGCGTGAACTGGACACGGTGATCGTGGCGTACACGCATCACCAGCCGGCGCAGCCGACCACGCTCGCCCATTACCTGAGCGCCGTGGAGAGCAACCTCGCCCGGGATACACAGCGGATGCTGGGCGCGCTGAGCCGGCTGAACCTCAGCCCGATGGGCGCCGTCGCGCTCGGCGGGACGAGCTTCCCGATTGACCGGGCGCGCACGGCGGAGCTGCTGGCCTTCGACGGCCCGCTGGAGAACACGTACGACGCCGTGAGTGCCAGCGACTGGCAGGTCGAGCTGGCCAGTACGGTCATGGTCGCGTCGACGACCCTCTCCCGCGTGCTGCATGACCTGCTCTTCTGGGCGTCGCGCGGCCTGATCGCGCTGGAAGACGGCCTCGTGCAGGGCAGCAGCGTGATGCCGCAGAAACGTAATCCGGTCGCGCTCGAGCATGCCCGCACGAAGTTCAGTAAGGCCATCGGCATGGCGCAGAGCGTCACGCTGAGCACCCACAACGTCCCGTTCGGGGACATCAACGATCCCGGGCCGGACATGCAGCCGTCCCTGCACGGCATGTGGCAGGAGTTCCGCGAGGGCACCGAGCTGCTCACGGCGTCGCTCGCCGCGCCGTTCGTGAACCGGGAGGGCTGGCTGCACGAAGCGCGGCAGGGGGAATCAGTCGTGACGGAACTCGCCGACGCGATCACCCGGTTCACCGGCGACGGCTTCCGCGACGCCCACGCCCGCATCAAACGCCTGCTCGCCGCGCTGCACGCCGAGGACCGCCCGCTGAGCAGCGTCACGCCCCTGGACCTGGCGGGCGTGGGCGTCACGCTGCCCGAGGCGGACCTGCGGGCCGCCCTGGACCCGGCGGGCTTCATCGCGCGCCGGGTCACGCTGGGCGGCCCGGCCCCGCAGGTCGTGGCCGCGCAGCTGCGCGGCGCCAGTGACCGCCTGAACACCGATACGGACCGCCACGCCGCCCTCACCCGGCGCTTCATGGACGCCCACACCCACTTGCGCGCCTCACCGGGCGCCCTGACAGGAGGACCCGCATGA
- a CDS encoding ROK family transcriptional regulator: MSQPHALRRHNRRQILELILDRRGLTRPLLAQHTGLSQVTVNAVVQQLLDERVVYLSRGAQQTPGRAAQVVSPAPDLGTVVAIDLQPDVMSAQIVSLADQSAVGLTRQVAAADLTQASADLVRTCALDARFGPLRGVLIGLPAPVDAAGELGEPNAVPQLDVAALRRLGVPVWFENDANLVALAAHAGSPQLTHLAALVERASGTGMGFILGGVLYRGVQGRAGELGRTPWPHRDADVLLEQLSASARLSATAYLVAGLCHALDLERVVLSLQGGRGSELAGRLEGLLPPSVQVVQEPDAADAARRGAAVCAVRLCRDRLLAGPESGLRPRGAQGAGHVA, encoded by the coding sequence ATGAGCCAACCACATGCACTGCGGCGTCATAACCGCCGGCAGATCCTTGAGCTGATCCTTGACCGACGCGGCCTCACTCGACCTCTCCTCGCGCAGCACACGGGCCTGTCGCAGGTCACCGTCAATGCCGTGGTGCAGCAGCTGCTCGACGAGCGCGTCGTGTACCTGTCCCGCGGCGCGCAGCAGACCCCTGGCCGGGCCGCCCAGGTGGTGTCCCCAGCCCCGGACCTCGGCACGGTGGTGGCCATCGATCTGCAACCGGACGTGATGTCCGCGCAGATCGTGAGCCTCGCGGACCAGTCGGCGGTGGGCCTGACCCGGCAGGTGGCCGCGGCGGATCTGACGCAGGCCAGTGCGGACCTCGTCCGCACCTGCGCCCTCGACGCGCGGTTCGGGCCGCTGCGGGGCGTGCTCATCGGCCTGCCCGCCCCGGTCGACGCGGCCGGTGAGCTCGGCGAACCGAACGCGGTGCCGCAACTGGACGTGGCGGCGCTGCGGCGCCTGGGCGTGCCCGTCTGGTTCGAGAACGACGCGAACCTGGTGGCCCTGGCCGCCCATGCGGGCAGCCCGCAGTTGACGCACCTGGCCGCGCTCGTCGAGCGGGCCAGTGGCACGGGCATGGGCTTCATCCTGGGCGGCGTGCTCTACCGGGGCGTGCAGGGCCGGGCCGGCGAGCTGGGGCGGACCCCCTGGCCGCACCGGGACGCGGACGTGCTGCTCGAGCAGCTCTCGGCGTCCGCGCGGCTCTCGGCGACGGCGTACCTCGTGGCCGGGCTGTGTCACGCGCTGGACCTGGAGCGGGTGGTACTCAGCCTCCAGGGCGGGCGGGGCAGTGAACTCGCAGGTCGGCTCGAGGGTCTGCTGCCCCCCTCGGTGCAGGTCGTTCAGGAGCCGGACGCGGCGGACGCGGCGCGGCGTGGGGCCGCCGTGTGCGCGGTCCGGCTGTGCCGGGACCGGCTGCTGGCCGGCCCGGAGTCCGGGCTGCGTCCGCGCGGCGCACAAGGAGCGGGTCATGTGGCATGA
- a CDS encoding replication initiator protein A, with protein sequence MIKPRRNSFDDLNWGRLNLISAQDQIGELNTWKVTYPYGERMVRVSCRALPELGVPHGIDNDVSSALIDYYLSLGMPDDGEMTLAVSDLMQIAGFHRNGKYREMLMTSLDRLHTTSYEIAGGWRDHPNRRWTTARFHFIELLEYTHQGQSGQFDDRSTLRVRLAEPLVASLRSGFTKPLNIELMQSLSRPRTRIIFRLLDAMRYNPEDPDDVVDEFDVGLIEWADLCKLPSARPDSIRRALEGPHEELVRRGYLRAVSVEGRGRAQRLRFQFASEFTPVSPALLNRLRGHGVTDGVSRQLARQYTQSVLLSRIDQFERLLRSGQLTVRKTAAHALVHLIRNPDQYPDSVPVTGRATTAPPQVKVRLAAPDPVLPTWSEELSGLTPDEAATFTVKRVSLLFSKRFTLIELDQLRHEVMRGRLDPAHLLTEAHLRLARIEAQQFVDDLKAHLQRLASARPVDELA encoded by the coding sequence ATGATCAAACCACGCCGCAACAGCTTCGACGATCTCAACTGGGGACGGCTGAACCTGATCTCCGCTCAGGATCAGATCGGGGAGCTGAACACCTGGAAGGTCACCTACCCCTACGGTGAACGCATGGTCCGCGTCTCCTGCCGGGCGCTTCCGGAGCTCGGCGTGCCGCACGGCATCGATAACGACGTCAGCAGCGCCCTGATCGATTATTACCTGAGCCTCGGCATGCCCGACGACGGTGAGATGACCCTGGCGGTCTCGGACCTGATGCAGATCGCGGGGTTCCACCGAAACGGCAAGTACCGCGAGATGCTGATGACCAGCCTTGACCGGCTGCATACGACGTCGTACGAGATCGCCGGAGGCTGGCGGGACCACCCGAACCGCCGTTGGACGACTGCCCGCTTCCATTTCATTGAGCTGCTCGAGTACACGCACCAGGGACAGTCGGGACAGTTCGACGACCGCAGTACGCTGCGGGTGCGTCTGGCCGAGCCGCTCGTGGCGTCCCTGCGGAGCGGGTTCACGAAACCGCTGAACATCGAGCTCATGCAGTCGCTCTCCCGCCCACGGACGCGGATCATCTTCCGGCTGCTCGACGCGATGCGGTACAACCCGGAAGATCCGGATGACGTCGTGGACGAGTTCGACGTGGGGTTGATCGAATGGGCGGACCTGTGCAAGCTGCCTTCAGCCCGGCCCGATTCGATCCGGCGGGCCCTGGAGGGACCGCACGAGGAACTCGTCCGCCGCGGGTACCTGCGGGCCGTGTCGGTCGAGGGCCGCGGCCGCGCGCAGCGGCTGCGGTTTCAGTTCGCGTCGGAGTTCACGCCCGTCAGCCCGGCGCTGCTCAACCGCCTGCGGGGCCACGGCGTTACGGACGGCGTGTCGCGGCAACTCGCGCGGCAGTACACGCAGTCGGTGCTGCTCAGCCGTATCGACCAGTTTGAGCGCCTCCTGCGCAGTGGTCAGCTCACCGTGCGCAAGACGGCCGCACACGCGCTCGTGCACCTGATTCGCAATCCGGATCAGTACCCTGATTCCGTTCCAGTGACTGGTCGCGCCACGACCGCGCCGCCTCAGGTGAAGGTGCGGCTGGCTGCTCCGGACCCGGTGCTGCCGACTTGGAGTGAAGAACTGTCTGGCTTGACGCCGGACGAGGCGGCCACGTTCACGGTCAAGCGCGTGAGCCTGCTTTTCTCGAAGCGGTTCACGTTGATTGAACTCGACCAGTTGCGGCACGAGGTGATGAGAGGCCGGCTCGACCCGGCGCACCTGCTCACGGAAGCGCATCTCCGCCTGGCGCGGATTGAGGCGCAGCAGTTCGTCGATGATCTCAAGGCGCACCTGCAGCGACTTGCCAGCGCGCGGCCGGTGGATGAGCTGGCCTGA
- a CDS encoding AAA family ATPase, whose product MILTMRGREVTLPFKVTDTELTSIVSAFSGFRDDNRTGLDGTLHRISKVPGLNNTIGGITIRIAKHVLGAADTLLPHILHAKGILLIGPPGFGKTTLLREIIRHLAQRYGSSVVIVDTSSEITGSGLISHWATYPTRRILVTNKREQGELIRQAYANHSPRYMAVDEIGHHGDADAIASTKARGVGMIATCHGYTLNDVVRSPVFWPVLGDIREVGLNRQRLNPATFDVAVEVRGIGRFVVHTDVSRAVDDCLTGLPARGLHVGDWPNMRF is encoded by the coding sequence GTGATCCTCACCATGCGCGGGCGGGAAGTCACCCTCCCGTTCAAAGTCACCGACACGGAACTCACGTCCATCGTCAGTGCCTTCAGCGGCTTCCGTGACGACAACCGCACGGGCCTCGACGGCACGCTGCACCGCATCAGCAAAGTCCCAGGCCTGAACAACACCATCGGCGGCATCACCATCCGCATCGCCAAGCACGTCCTCGGGGCAGCCGACACCCTCCTCCCGCACATCCTGCACGCCAAGGGCATCCTCCTGATCGGCCCGCCCGGCTTCGGGAAGACGACCCTCCTGCGCGAGATCATCCGCCACCTCGCGCAGCGGTACGGCAGCAGCGTCGTCATCGTGGACACCAGCAGCGAAATCACCGGGTCGGGCCTCATCAGCCACTGGGCGACGTACCCCACCCGCCGGATCCTCGTGACGAACAAGCGCGAGCAGGGGGAACTGATCCGCCAGGCGTACGCGAACCACAGCCCCCGCTACATGGCCGTGGACGAGATCGGCCATCACGGCGACGCGGACGCGATCGCCTCCACCAAAGCGCGCGGGGTGGGCATGATCGCCACCTGCCACGGGTACACCCTGAACGATGTCGTCCGCAGCCCGGTGTTCTGGCCGGTGCTGGGTGACATCCGCGAGGTGGGCCTGAACCGCCAGCGTCTGAACCCGGCGACGTTCGACGTGGCGGTCGAAGTGCGCGGCATCGGCCGGTTCGTGGTGCACACTGATGTCAGCCGCGCGGTGGACGATTGCCTGACCGGCCTGCCCGCGCGGGGCCTGCACGTGGGCGACTGGCCGAACATGCGCTTCTGA
- a CDS encoding SMI1/KNR4 family protein encodes MPHHPDPVHTVLSWLRGAQPDLPLPAPDDLTPLFHELERDLGLTVPADVKHYFHLLNPYLASREHGLYDGLTALPLAGALRERAAFSRPDSFLLSSVCPAVEAVDPPGTVRPVGFDVGWLPVAHDHSGAYLAVDLHPDAAGQVGQVVNFGGRERTRFVLASSITAFFADLIRNVAAGRAAQDGDAGVVEVRFTDPEVTHPLDLCEQDGAAALRPAGGV; translated from the coding sequence ATGCCCCACCACCCTGACCCAGTGCATACGGTCCTGTCCTGGCTGCGGGGCGCGCAACCGGACCTGCCGCTGCCCGCCCCTGATGACCTGACGCCTCTGTTCCACGAACTCGAACGTGACCTTGGCCTCACCGTACCGGCAGACGTCAAGCATTATTTCCACCTGCTCAACCCGTACCTCGCGTCACGCGAGCATGGGCTGTACGACGGGCTGACCGCCTTGCCCCTGGCGGGGGCGCTCAGGGAACGCGCCGCTTTCAGCCGCCCGGACAGCTTCCTCCTGAGTTCAGTGTGCCCGGCCGTGGAAGCGGTCGATCCGCCGGGCACCGTGAGGCCCGTGGGGTTCGACGTGGGCTGGTTGCCGGTGGCGCATGATCACAGTGGCGCGTACCTCGCGGTGGACCTGCATCCGGACGCGGCGGGGCAGGTGGGGCAGGTGGTGAACTTCGGCGGGCGTGAGCGGACCCGGTTCGTGCTCGCGTCTTCCATCACGGCGTTCTTCGCGGACCTCATTCGCAACGTCGCGGCTGGCCGCGCGGCGCAGGACGGGGACGCCGGGGTTGTGGAGGTGCGCTTCACCGACCCGGAGGTCACGCACCCACTGGACCTGTGTGAGCAGGACGGGGCGGCTGCCCTACGCCCGGCGGGCGGCGTGTGA